A region from the Paraburkholderia youngii genome encodes:
- a CDS encoding SDR family oxidoreductase — translation MDLGIAGRTALVCAASKGLGRGCAEALAAEGVNLTIVARTAETLEATAEAIRKQSGVEVKAVACDITTPEGRAAALAACPQPDILVNNAGGPPPGDFRDFTHDDWIRALEANMLTPIELIRQTIDTMSARGFGRIVNITSSAVKAPIDVLGLSNGARSGLTGFVAGLARKVAPTGVTINNLLPGLFDTDRIAVTIEAQAKTHNISIDEARKQRMKTIPAGRFGNREEFGRACAFLCSTHAGYITGQNWLIDGGAYPGTY, via the coding sequence ATGGACTTGGGAATCGCAGGACGTACCGCGCTGGTTTGCGCGGCGAGCAAAGGTCTGGGACGCGGCTGCGCGGAAGCGCTCGCGGCCGAGGGCGTCAACCTGACGATCGTCGCGCGCACCGCCGAAACGCTCGAAGCGACCGCCGAGGCGATCCGCAAGCAGAGCGGCGTCGAGGTGAAGGCGGTCGCATGCGACATCACCACGCCCGAAGGGCGCGCCGCCGCGCTCGCCGCCTGCCCGCAGCCGGACATTCTCGTCAACAACGCGGGTGGCCCGCCGCCGGGCGATTTCCGCGACTTCACGCACGACGACTGGATCCGCGCGCTCGAAGCCAACATGCTGACCCCGATCGAGCTGATCCGTCAGACCATCGACACGATGAGCGCGCGCGGCTTCGGGCGCATCGTCAACATCACGAGCTCCGCGGTGAAGGCGCCGATCGACGTGCTCGGCCTGTCGAATGGCGCGCGCTCGGGGCTGACCGGTTTCGTCGCGGGTCTCGCGCGCAAGGTCGCGCCGACCGGCGTGACGATCAACAACCTGCTGCCGGGTCTGTTCGATACCGACCGCATCGCGGTCACGATCGAGGCGCAGGCGAAGACGCACAACATTTCCATCGACGAAGCGCGCAAGCAGCGCATGAAGACGATCCCCGCCGGGCGCTTCGGCAATCGCGAAGAATTCGGCCGGGCCTGCGCGTTCCTGTGCAGCACGCATGCCGGCTACATCACCGGGCAGAACTGGCTGATCGACGGCGGCGCGTATCCCGGTACGTACTGA
- the upp gene encoding uracil phosphoribosyltransferase, with translation MTQDSRFPNLFILDHPLIQHKLSHMRDRDTSTRTFRELLREITLLMGYEITRNLPMTTRRITTPLVEIDAPVIAGKKLAIVPVLRAGVGMSDGLLELVPSARVGHIGVYRAEDHRPVEYLVRLPDLEDRVFILCDPMVATGYSAVHAVDVLKRRNVAAENILFLALVAAPEGVQVFQDAHPDVKLFVASLDSHLNEHAYIVPGLGDAGDRLFGTKN, from the coding sequence ATGACCCAGGACAGCCGATTCCCCAATCTCTTCATCCTCGATCACCCGCTGATCCAGCACAAGCTGTCGCACATGCGCGACCGGGACACGTCGACGCGCACGTTCCGCGAATTGCTGCGCGAAATCACGCTACTGATGGGCTACGAAATCACCCGCAACCTGCCGATGACGACGCGCCGCATCACCACGCCGCTCGTCGAGATCGACGCGCCGGTGATCGCCGGCAAGAAGCTCGCGATCGTGCCGGTGCTGCGCGCGGGCGTCGGCATGTCGGACGGCCTGCTCGAGCTGGTACCGTCGGCGCGGGTCGGCCACATTGGCGTGTATCGCGCGGAGGATCATCGGCCGGTCGAATACCTGGTGCGGCTGCCGGACCTCGAAGACCGCGTGTTCATCCTCTGCGATCCGATGGTCGCGACCGGCTACTCGGCCGTGCACGCGGTCGATGTGCTCAAGCGCCGCAACGTGGCCGCCGAGAACATCCTGTTCCTCGCGCTCGTCGCCGCGCCCGAAGGCGTGCAGGTGTTCCAGGACGCGCACCCGGACGTCAAGCTGTTCGTCGCGTCGCTCGATTCGCATCTGAACGAGCATGCGTACATCGTGCCGGGCCTGGGCGACGCGGGCGACCGGTTGTTCGGTACGAAGAACTGA
- a CDS encoding YebC/PmpR family DNA-binding transcriptional regulator, which translates to MAGHSKWANIKHKKAAADAKRGKVWTRLIKEIQVAARMGGGEIDSNPRLRLAVDKAYDANMPKDNINRAIQRGVGGAEGANYEEIRYEGYGIGGAAVIVDTMTDNRTRTVAEVRHAFSKNGGNMGTDGSVSFMFDHVGQFLFAPGTAEDSLMEAALEAGADDVVTNEDGSIEVLCPPHDFSKVKTALETAGFKAELAEVTMKPQTEVEFTGDDAVKMQKLLDALENLDDVQEVYTNASIAGE; encoded by the coding sequence ATGGCGGGTCATTCGAAATGGGCCAACATCAAGCATAAGAAAGCAGCGGCCGATGCCAAGCGCGGCAAGGTCTGGACGCGGCTCATCAAGGAAATCCAGGTCGCGGCGCGTATGGGCGGCGGCGAAATCGACTCGAACCCGCGTCTGCGGCTCGCGGTCGACAAGGCGTACGACGCCAACATGCCGAAGGACAACATCAACCGCGCGATCCAGCGCGGTGTCGGCGGCGCGGAAGGCGCGAACTACGAGGAAATCCGCTACGAAGGCTACGGCATCGGCGGCGCGGCGGTGATCGTCGACACGATGACCGACAACCGCACCCGCACGGTCGCGGAAGTGCGTCACGCGTTCTCGAAGAACGGCGGCAACATGGGCACGGACGGCTCGGTGTCGTTCATGTTCGATCACGTCGGCCAGTTCCTGTTCGCGCCCGGTACCGCCGAAGACTCGCTGATGGAAGCCGCGCTAGAGGCGGGCGCCGACGACGTCGTGACGAACGAGGACGGCAGTATCGAAGTGCTGTGCCCGCCGCACGATTTTTCGAAGGTGAAGACAGCGCTCGAAACGGCGGGCTTCAAGGCCGAACTGGCCGAAGTCACGATGAAGCCGCAGACCGAAGTCGAATTCACCGGCGACGACGCCGTGAAAATGCAGAAGCTGCTCGACGCGCTGGAAAATCTGGACGACGTGCAGGAAGTCTATACAAACGCGTCGATCGCGGGCGAGTAA
- the purD gene encoding phosphoribosylamine--glycine ligase, with protein sequence MKLLVVGSGGREHALAWKLAQSPRVQLVYVAPGNGGTAQDERLLNVDITDPAALADFVEKEQIAFTLVGPEAPLAAGIVNLFRSRGLKIFGPTKEAAQLESSKDFAKAFMKRHGIPTAEYETFADVAAAHAYLDAKGAPIVIKADGLAAGKGVVVAQTLEEAHAAVDMMLSDNKLGDAGARVVIEEFLAGEEASFIVMVDGKHVLALASSQDHKRLLDGDQGPNTGGMGAYSPAPIVTPQLHARVMREIILPTVRGMEKEGIRYTGFLYAGLMIDAQGNPKTLEFNCRMGDPETQPIMARLKGDYSKVVEHAIAGTLDTVELEWDRRTALGVVLAAHNYPDTPRKGDRINGIPPETADSVTFHAGTTLTDGKLTTSGGRVLCVVGLADSVRTAQAAAYHTINQIAFDGMQYRRDIGYRALNRKHDGK encoded by the coding sequence ATGAAGTTACTCGTCGTCGGTTCCGGCGGTCGCGAACATGCGCTGGCATGGAAGCTCGCGCAATCGCCGCGGGTTCAGCTCGTCTACGTCGCGCCCGGCAACGGCGGCACCGCTCAGGATGAGCGTCTGCTCAACGTCGACATCACCGATCCGGCCGCGCTCGCCGATTTCGTCGAAAAAGAACAGATCGCGTTCACGCTGGTCGGGCCGGAAGCGCCGCTCGCGGCAGGCATCGTCAACCTGTTCCGCTCGCGCGGTCTGAAGATCTTCGGGCCGACCAAAGAAGCCGCTCAGCTCGAAAGCTCGAAAGATTTCGCCAAGGCGTTCATGAAGCGCCACGGCATCCCGACGGCCGAGTACGAAACCTTCGCCGACGTCGCCGCCGCGCACGCGTATCTGGACGCCAAGGGCGCGCCGATCGTGATCAAGGCCGACGGCCTCGCCGCCGGCAAGGGCGTGGTGGTCGCGCAAACGCTGGAAGAAGCGCACGCCGCGGTCGACATGATGCTGTCGGACAACAAGCTCGGCGACGCCGGTGCGCGCGTCGTGATCGAGGAGTTCCTCGCCGGCGAGGAAGCGAGCTTCATCGTGATGGTCGACGGCAAGCACGTGCTCGCGCTCGCTTCGAGCCAGGATCACAAGCGTCTGCTCGACGGCGACCAGGGCCCGAACACGGGCGGCATGGGCGCCTACTCGCCTGCGCCGATCGTCACGCCGCAGCTGCATGCGCGCGTGATGCGCGAAATCATCCTGCCGACGGTGCGCGGCATGGAGAAGGAAGGCATCCGCTACACCGGCTTCCTGTACGCGGGCCTGATGATCGACGCACAAGGCAACCCGAAGACGCTCGAATTCAACTGCCGGATGGGCGACCCCGAAACGCAGCCGATCATGGCGCGTCTGAAGGGCGACTATTCGAAAGTGGTCGAACATGCGATCGCCGGCACGCTCGACACCGTCGAGCTCGAATGGGACCGCCGTACCGCGCTCGGCGTCGTGCTCGCCGCGCACAACTATCCGGACACACCGAGGAAGGGCGACCGCATCAACGGCATTCCCCCCGAAACCGCGGATTCGGTCACGTTCCACGCCGGCACCACGCTGACGGACGGCAAGCTGACTACCTCGGGCGGGCGCGTGCTGTGCGTCGTCGGTCTGGCGGATTCGGTGCGCACCGCGCAGGCGGCCGCCTATCACACGATCAACCAGATCGCCTTCGACGGCATGCAGTACCGCCGCGACATCGGCTATCGCGCGCTCAATCGCAAGCACGACGGCAAATAA
- the hemF gene encoding oxygen-dependent coproporphyrinogen oxidase: MSNSSYDAQAVRNWLQGLQSHIADTLGAFDGTAFATDAWQRGPGEKLRGGGVTRILEGGQFFERAGIGFSDVAGDALPGSASAARPQLAGRGFEAMGVSLVLHPHNPHCPTVHMNVRLLIATREGEEPVFWFGGGMDLTPYYGYEEDARHFHQVCRDALAPYGADLYPSFKRWCDEYFFLKHRNEARGIGGIFFDDFSAPGFEQSFAMLKSVGEGFLKAYLPIIERRRNTPYGEAERAFQAYRRGRYVEFNLVFDRGTLFGLQSGGRTESILMSMPPVVNWRYNWHPEPGTPEARLYSDFLVPREWV; this comes from the coding sequence ATGAGCAATTCGAGCTACGACGCACAAGCCGTGCGCAACTGGCTGCAAGGCCTGCAATCGCATATCGCCGACACGCTGGGCGCCTTCGACGGCACCGCATTCGCGACCGACGCATGGCAGCGCGGACCTGGCGAGAAGCTGCGCGGCGGCGGCGTCACGCGGATTCTCGAAGGCGGCCAGTTCTTCGAGCGCGCCGGCATCGGCTTCTCGGACGTCGCCGGCGACGCGCTGCCGGGCTCGGCGAGCGCCGCGCGGCCGCAACTGGCCGGGCGCGGTTTCGAGGCGATGGGCGTGTCGCTCGTGCTGCACCCGCACAATCCGCACTGCCCGACCGTGCACATGAATGTGCGCCTGCTCATTGCGACCAGGGAAGGCGAAGAGCCGGTGTTCTGGTTCGGCGGCGGCATGGATCTGACGCCCTACTACGGCTACGAAGAGGACGCGCGGCATTTCCATCAGGTGTGCCGCGACGCGCTCGCGCCATATGGCGCGGACCTGTACCCGAGCTTCAAGCGCTGGTGCGACGAGTATTTCTTCCTGAAGCACCGCAACGAGGCGCGCGGCATCGGCGGGATTTTCTTCGACGATTTCTCGGCGCCCGGCTTCGAGCAATCGTTCGCGATGCTCAAAAGCGTCGGCGAAGGTTTTCTCAAGGCGTACCTGCCGATCATCGAGCGGCGCCGCAATACGCCCTACGGCGAAGCCGAACGCGCGTTCCAGGCCTACCGGCGCGGGCGCTACGTCGAGTTCAATCTGGTCTTCGACCGTGGCACACTATTTGGGCTGCAGAGCGGCGGACGCACCGAATCGATCCTGATGTCGATGCCGCCCGTGGTGAACTGGCGCTACAACTGGCACCCCGAGCCGGGCACGCCGGAAGCTCGCTTGTACAGCGATTTCCTCGTGCCGCGCGAGTGGGTGTGA
- a CDS encoding nicotinate-nucleotide adenylyltransferase, with amino-acid sequence MSLTVTTKDPHLKPNAHPVALPRRIGLLGGTFDPIHDGHLALARRFADVLRLTELVLLPAGQPWQKADVSSAEHRLAMTRAAAASLAIPGVTVRVATDEIEHEGATYTVDTLQRWREREGDDASITLLIGADQLVHLDTWRDWRRLFELAHIGAATRPGFDLASVAPAVAREIAARRAKAEVLQATPCGHLLIDTTLAFNVSATDIRAQLREQVNQRLVHAGASDTAQDQATSHVPAAVWDYILQHHLYHR; translated from the coding sequence GTGTCGCTTACGGTCACGACAAAGGATCCTCACCTGAAGCCGAACGCTCACCCTGTCGCACTGCCCCGCCGGATCGGTCTTCTGGGCGGCACTTTCGATCCGATCCACGACGGTCACCTCGCGCTCGCGCGGCGGTTCGCCGATGTGCTGCGGCTGACCGAACTGGTGCTGCTGCCGGCCGGCCAGCCGTGGCAGAAAGCCGACGTATCGTCTGCCGAACATCGACTCGCAATGACGCGCGCGGCGGCTGCGTCGCTCGCGATCCCCGGAGTGACGGTGCGCGTCGCGACCGACGAAATCGAGCACGAGGGCGCGACTTACACGGTCGACACGCTGCAACGCTGGCGCGAGCGCGAAGGCGACGACGCATCGATCACACTGCTGATCGGCGCGGATCAACTGGTGCATCTCGACACGTGGCGCGACTGGCGGCGCCTGTTCGAGCTTGCGCATATCGGCGCGGCCACGCGGCCCGGCTTCGACCTCGCCTCGGTCGCCCCCGCGGTGGCGAGGGAAATCGCCGCGCGCCGCGCGAAAGCCGAGGTGCTGCAGGCCACGCCCTGCGGCCATCTGCTGATCGACACGACGCTCGCGTTCAACGTTTCGGCCACCGACATTCGCGCGCAGCTGCGCGAGCAGGTCAACCAGCGGCTGGTCCACGCGGGTGCGAGCGACACCGCCCAGGATCAGGCCACGAGTCACGTCCCCGCCGCGGTGTGGGACTATATTCTTCAACATCATCTGTACCACCGGTAA
- the rsfS gene encoding ribosome silencing factor: protein MDIRKLQRVIVDALEDVKAQDIKVFNTSHLTSLFDRVIVASGTSNRQTKALASSVREGVKEAGGEIVSTEGEDIGEWVLVDCGDAIVHILQPALRQYYNLEEIWGDKPVRIKLSTPSPFGGARASEPDDEEDEDLPAAKPARKTSARRK from the coding sequence ATGGATATTCGCAAACTGCAGCGCGTAATCGTCGACGCTCTCGAAGACGTCAAGGCGCAAGACATCAAAGTGTTCAACACCAGCCACCTGACCTCGCTGTTCGATCGCGTGATCGTCGCGAGTGGCACGTCGAACCGGCAAACCAAGGCGCTCGCGTCGAGCGTGCGCGAAGGCGTGAAGGAAGCCGGCGGCGAGATCGTCAGCACCGAGGGCGAGGACATCGGCGAATGGGTGCTGGTCGATTGCGGCGACGCGATCGTCCACATCCTGCAGCCGGCGCTGCGCCAGTACTACAACCTCGAGGAAATATGGGGCGACAAGCCGGTGCGCATCAAGCTGTCCACGCCGAGTCCGTTCGGCGGCGCGCGTGCAAGCGAGCCCGACGACGAGGAAGACGAGGATTTGCCTGCCGCGAAGCCCGCGCGCAAGACTAGCGCGCGCCGCAAGTAA
- the rlmH gene encoding 23S rRNA (pseudouridine(1915)-N(3))-methyltransferase RlmH, with amino-acid sequence MKLHILAVGHKMPDWIATGFDEYAKRMPPELRIELREIKPEQRSSGRSAESVMAAERQKIEAALPKNARIVALDERGKDWTTMQLAGALPGWQQDGRDVAFLIGGADGLDPELKARADMMLRVSSLTLPHAMVRVLLAEQLYRAWTITQNHPYHRA; translated from the coding sequence ATGAAACTGCATATCCTCGCCGTCGGCCACAAGATGCCGGACTGGATCGCGACCGGCTTCGACGAATACGCGAAGCGCATGCCGCCCGAGCTGCGCATCGAGCTGCGCGAGATCAAACCGGAGCAGCGCTCGTCGGGCCGTTCGGCCGAAAGCGTGATGGCCGCCGAGCGGCAGAAGATCGAAGCCGCGTTGCCGAAGAACGCGCGCATCGTCGCGCTCGACGAACGCGGCAAGGACTGGACCACGATGCAGCTCGCGGGCGCGTTGCCGGGCTGGCAGCAGGACGGCCGCGACGTGGCCTTTCTGATCGGCGGCGCGGACGGTCTCGATCCCGAGCTGAAAGCACGCGCCGATATGATGCTGCGCGTGTCGAGCCTCACGCTGCCGCACGCAATGGTGCGCGTGCTGCTGGCCGAACAGCTTTACCGTGCGTGGACCATCACGCAAAATCACCCGTATCATCGCGCGTGA
- a CDS encoding Maf family protein → MLTPSASLHPFVYLASQSPRRQELLQQLGVRFELLLPRPDEDAEALEAERPGEHARDYVRRVCIAKAHAARARLVAAGHAVRPILVADTTVTIDDAILGKPIDADDAVAMLTRLAGRTHEVLTALAVIDADGALLPAALSVSKVRFAAVHADALRRYAASGEPLGKAGAYGVQGRAAEFIEHIDGSYSGIMGLPLFETAALLRAARIDF, encoded by the coding sequence ATGCTCACGCCCTCCGCTTCGCTGCATCCGTTCGTCTACCTCGCCTCGCAAAGCCCGCGCCGCCAGGAGCTGCTGCAACAGCTCGGCGTGCGTTTCGAATTGCTGCTGCCGCGCCCCGATGAAGACGCCGAAGCGCTCGAAGCCGAACGGCCCGGCGAACACGCGCGCGACTACGTGCGGCGCGTATGCATTGCGAAAGCGCACGCGGCGCGCGCGCGTCTCGTGGCCGCTGGTCACGCGGTGCGGCCGATCCTCGTCGCCGACACCACCGTCACGATCGACGACGCGATTCTCGGCAAGCCCATCGACGCCGACGATGCGGTCGCGATGCTCACGCGCCTCGCGGGCCGCACGCACGAAGTGCTGACCGCGCTCGCCGTGATCGATGCCGACGGCGCGCTGCTGCCAGCGGCGTTGTCGGTGTCGAAGGTGCGTTTTGCTGCAGTGCACGCAGACGCGTTGCGTCGCTATGCGGCGAGCGGAGAGCCGCTCGGCAAGGCGGGTGCCTATGGCGTGCAGGGACGCGCGGCGGAGTTTATCGAGCATATAGACGGGTCCTATTCGGGTATCATGGGTTTGCCGCTTTTTGAAACCGCTGCCCTCCTGCGTGCAGCGCGCATCGACTTCTAG
- the rng gene encoding ribonuclease G, whose product MNEEILINVTPQETRVALVQQGAVQELHVERTLSRGRVGNVYLGKVVRVLPGMQSAFIDIGLERAAFLHVADIWHPRIAGEAQHQAPHQPIEKIVFEGQTLMVQVVKDPIGTKGARLSTQVSIAGRTLVYLPQEPHIGISQKIESEAEREAVRARLTAVLPADEKGGYIVRTIAEDATSEELAADVAYLRKTWATILSQAQRMPPTSLLYQDLNLAQRVLRDFVNDETSRIQVDSRETHQMLADFAAEFTPAVSSKLHHYTGERPLFDLYNIEAEIQRALSRRVDLKSGGYLVIDQTEAMTTIDVNTGGYVGARNFDDTIFKTNLEAAHTIARQLRLRNLGGVIIIDFIDMENAEHRDQVLGELKKALSRDRTRVTVNGFSQLGLVEMTRKRTRESLAHVLCEPCPVCQGKGQVKTARTVCYDVLREILRESRQFNPREFRVVAAQQVIDLFLEEESQHLAMLIDFIGKPVSLQVESNLSQEQYDIVLM is encoded by the coding sequence ATGAATGAAGAAATCCTGATCAATGTCACGCCGCAGGAAACGCGCGTCGCGCTCGTTCAACAGGGCGCCGTCCAGGAACTTCATGTCGAACGAACGCTGTCGCGCGGGCGCGTCGGCAATGTCTATCTCGGCAAGGTCGTGCGCGTGCTGCCTGGCATGCAATCGGCGTTCATCGACATCGGCCTCGAACGCGCCGCATTCCTTCACGTCGCCGACATCTGGCATCCGCGCATTGCCGGCGAAGCGCAACATCAAGCACCGCATCAGCCGATCGAAAAGATCGTCTTCGAAGGTCAGACGCTGATGGTGCAGGTCGTCAAGGACCCGATCGGCACGAAGGGCGCGCGGCTGTCCACGCAAGTGAGCATCGCCGGGCGCACGCTCGTGTATCTGCCGCAGGAGCCGCACATCGGCATCTCGCAGAAGATCGAAAGCGAAGCCGAGCGCGAGGCCGTGCGCGCGCGTCTGACCGCCGTGCTGCCCGCCGATGAGAAAGGCGGCTACATCGTGCGCACGATCGCCGAGGATGCGACGAGCGAAGAGCTCGCCGCCGATGTCGCGTATCTGCGCAAGACGTGGGCGACGATTCTGTCGCAGGCGCAGCGCATGCCGCCCACCAGCCTGCTCTACCAGGATTTGAATCTCGCGCAGCGCGTGCTGCGCGATTTCGTCAACGATGAAACGTCGCGCATCCAGGTCGATTCGCGCGAGACGCATCAGATGCTCGCCGATTTCGCGGCCGAGTTCACGCCGGCGGTATCGTCGAAGCTGCATCACTACACCGGCGAGCGGCCGCTATTCGATCTGTACAACATCGAGGCCGAGATTCAGCGCGCGCTGTCGCGTCGCGTGGACCTGAAGTCGGGCGGCTACCTCGTGATCGACCAGACCGAGGCGATGACGACGATCGATGTGAACACCGGCGGTTACGTCGGCGCGCGCAACTTCGACGACACGATCTTCAAGACCAACCTCGAGGCCGCGCATACCATCGCGCGGCAATTGCGGCTGCGCAACCTGGGCGGCGTGATCATCATCGATTTCATCGATATGGAAAACGCCGAGCATCGCGACCAGGTGCTAGGGGAACTGAAGAAAGCGTTGTCGCGCGATCGCACGCGGGTGACCGTCAACGGCTTCTCGCAGCTCGGGCTCGTCGAGATGACACGCAAGCGTACGCGTGAGTCGCTCGCGCATGTGCTGTGCGAACCGTGCCCGGTTTGCCAGGGCAAGGGGCAGGTGAAGACCGCGCGCACGGTGTGCTATGACGTGTTGCGCGAGATTCTGCGCGAGTCACGGCAGTTCAATCCGCGCGAGTTCCGCGTGGTCGCTGCGCAGCAGGTGATCGATCTGTTTCTCGAGGAAGAGTCGCAGCATCTGGCGATGCTGATCGATTTCATCGGCAAGCCGGTGTCGTTGCAGGTGGAGTCGAATTTGAGTCAGGAGCAGTACGATATCGTGCTGATGTAG
- a CDS encoding VOC family protein, whose protein sequence is MQLLDNVSIGVPDIEAARPFYDAIMSALGTSKVFDRPTALGYGERCTIDDTSSTYLAVYLDPNEITENKRHWCFKAPSREHVDAFFKAGLSTGGKSDGQPGLRPHYHPGYYAAFLIDPAGNRIEAVCHAAKP, encoded by the coding sequence ATGCAGCTTCTCGATAACGTATCGATCGGCGTTCCCGACATCGAGGCAGCCCGCCCTTTCTACGACGCCATCATGTCAGCTCTCGGCACGAGCAAAGTCTTCGACCGTCCCACCGCCTTAGGCTACGGCGAGCGTTGCACGATCGACGACACCTCATCGACCTATTTGGCCGTGTATCTCGATCCAAATGAAATAACAGAAAACAAACGTCACTGGTGCTTCAAAGCGCCGTCCCGCGAGCACGTTGATGCATTCTTCAAAGCGGGACTCTCGACCGGCGGCAAATCCGACGGCCAACCTGGCTTGAGGCCCCACTATCACCCCGGCTACTACGCCGCATTTCTGATCGACCCGGCCGGCAATCGCATCGAGGCCGTATGCCATGCCGCGAAACCCTAA
- a CDS encoding mechanosensitive ion channel family protein codes for MDDSLYRFFHLQPSLLVTLTHDVVDIAIAVLIVVIGWWLSNRVGAMLAKALARTHADPTLAPMLAAMGTWAVRVLAFIAALGEVGIATASVLAVLGAAGLAIGLALQGTLQNIAAGMMLLLLRPFRVGDVIEGSGAAAGIVREVGLFTTRIERGDGNIVFVPNSQIWSNPVINYSCGGTQRIEVDVELAQRKDVDAAIGQLQKLVADEPRVLSGSTLAPVVSVADYPADGGATLRIAAWVRSPDASLAGGDLQQRAQSVLEQAGCEVAA; via the coding sequence ATGGACGACTCCCTCTACCGTTTCTTTCATCTTCAGCCGTCACTGCTCGTCACGCTGACACACGACGTCGTTGATATCGCGATTGCCGTGCTGATCGTCGTGATTGGCTGGTGGTTGTCGAATCGCGTCGGCGCGATGTTAGCGAAGGCGCTCGCACGCACGCACGCGGACCCGACCCTCGCGCCGATGCTCGCGGCGATGGGCACGTGGGCCGTGCGCGTGCTCGCCTTCATCGCGGCGCTCGGTGAAGTCGGCATCGCGACCGCGAGCGTATTGGCCGTGCTCGGCGCGGCTGGCCTCGCGATCGGCCTCGCGCTGCAAGGCACGTTGCAGAACATCGCGGCCGGCATGATGCTGCTGTTGCTGCGACCGTTTCGCGTCGGCGACGTGATCGAAGGCAGCGGCGCCGCGGCTGGCATCGTCCGCGAGGTGGGGCTCTTCACGACGCGGATCGAACGCGGCGACGGCAACATCGTGTTCGTGCCGAATAGCCAGATCTGGAGCAATCCGGTGATCAACTACAGTTGTGGCGGGACGCAGCGCATCGAGGTCGACGTGGAACTCGCGCAGCGCAAGGACGTGGATGCGGCGATCGGGCAACTGCAGAAACTCGTGGCCGACGAGCCGCGTGTGCTGAGCGGTTCGACGCTTGCACCGGTGGTGTCGGTTGCGGATTATCCGGCGGATGGCGGCGCGACGTTAAGGATCGCCGCGTGGGTCAGGTCGCCGGACGCGTCGTTGGCTGGCGGCGATCTGCAACAGAGGGCGCAGTCTGTGCTGGAGCAGGCGGGGTGTGAGGTGGCGGCTTAG
- a CDS encoding GAF domain-containing protein, with the protein MFQVSSTSHLPKAAQYEELVAQARALLAGETDWIANAANFSSFVFHSLSDLNWAGFYFHDGRELVVGPFQGKPACVRIALGKGVCGTAAQTRQTQVVRDVHEFPGHIACDSASQSEIVVPLVAPDGTLIGVWDVDSPIIARFDEEDAKGMQALCAVFIEAALPRGV; encoded by the coding sequence ATGTTCCAAGTTTCCTCTACCTCGCATCTGCCGAAAGCCGCGCAATATGAAGAACTGGTTGCGCAGGCGCGCGCGCTCTTGGCCGGCGAAACGGACTGGATCGCCAACGCCGCGAACTTCTCGTCGTTCGTCTTTCATTCGTTGAGCGATCTGAACTGGGCCGGCTTTTACTTTCACGACGGCCGCGAACTGGTGGTCGGCCCGTTCCAGGGCAAGCCCGCGTGCGTGCGCATTGCACTCGGCAAGGGCGTCTGCGGTACGGCCGCGCAAACCCGTCAGACCCAGGTCGTGCGCGACGTGCACGAGTTTCCTGGTCACATCGCGTGCGATTCGGCGTCGCAATCGGAAATCGTCGTGCCGCTCGTCGCGCCCGACGGTACGCTGATCGGCGTGTGGGATGTCGATAGCCCGATCATCGCGCGCTTCGACGAGGAGGACGCGAAGGGCATGCAAGCGTTGTGCGCGGTGTTCATCGAGGCAGCGCTGCCGCGCGGCGTGTAA
- a CDS encoding lysozyme, with amino-acid sequence MSEAGYTALRINEGVVMRYYNDAPKNGNCTWGIGTLAHFGPCTAEELARTVVPEEANTILRNRVREAEAAVKTVVTQYELTQAQFDAAVSFAYNSSRQNTRDALGPANTGDMTAVAEKMMLNVMITPRDRNGRKIGPAKRSRGLTSRRQRESAPFRQSAQ; translated from the coding sequence ATGAGTGAAGCAGGCTATACCGCCCTTCGTATAAATGAAGGCGTCGTTATGCGCTACTACAACGATGCACCAAAGAATGGTAATTGCACCTGGGGCATCGGCACATTAGCCCACTTCGGTCCGTGTACGGCGGAGGAACTAGCGCGAACGGTTGTTCCCGAAGAGGCAAACACTATCCTGCGAAATCGGGTTCGTGAGGCAGAGGCAGCAGTTAAAACCGTGGTCACGCAGTACGAATTGACTCAGGCACAGTTCGATGCTGCCGTGTCTTTTGCTTATAACTCGTCACGCCAGAACACACGCGACGCGCTAGGTCCCGCAAATACCGGAGACATGACAGCCGTCGCAGAAAAAATGATGCTCAATGTGATGATTACCCCGCGCGATCGCAATGGCCGAAAGATCGGTCCTGCGAAGAGAAGCCGGGGACTAACGAGCCGGCGCCAACGAGAATCCGCACCGTTCCGGCAGTCCGCACAATGA